The Virgibacillus sp. MSP4-1 genome has a segment encoding these proteins:
- a CDS encoding pseudouridine synthase, with protein MELERLQKAIAKSGYTSRRKAEALITEGKVKVNGKTVTELGTKVKPDDTIEVNHIPLEKEEPIYLLLYKPRGVISSVKDDRNRKVVTDLLPEIQERIFPIGRLDYDTSGILLLTNDGDFAQQLMHPRYQLDKVYIAKVEGIPAPEDLKPLKSGINDKGENLKAIKHRILSVDHKKNRAILEITLHEGKNRQIRRMMESLGYPVLKLKRERYGFLNLHGMNPGDYRELTPHEIKQLKTYAEKNVK; from the coding sequence ATGGAGTTGGAAAGACTTCAAAAAGCGATTGCTAAAAGTGGCTATACATCCAGACGAAAAGCAGAAGCGTTAATTACGGAAGGTAAGGTTAAAGTTAACGGAAAAACAGTAACTGAATTGGGGACAAAAGTAAAGCCTGATGATACAATCGAAGTAAATCATATCCCTCTTGAAAAGGAAGAACCTATCTATCTTCTTCTTTATAAACCGAGAGGTGTGATCTCAAGTGTGAAAGATGACCGAAATCGGAAAGTCGTGACAGACTTACTTCCTGAAATCCAAGAACGAATTTTTCCAATAGGCAGACTTGACTATGATACTTCGGGCATATTGCTTCTGACGAACGATGGTGATTTTGCCCAGCAGCTTATGCACCCAAGATATCAACTGGATAAAGTTTATATTGCAAAGGTAGAGGGAATTCCTGCACCAGAGGATTTAAAACCACTGAAATCAGGAATAAATGATAAGGGAGAAAATCTGAAAGCCATTAAGCATCGGATTTTGTCCGTAGATCATAAGAAAAACAGAGCTATATTAGAAATCACATTACATGAGGGGAAAAACCGGCAGATCAGGAGGATGATGGAATCCTTAGGGTACCCGGTTTTAAAACTCAAGAGGGAAAGGTATGGTTTTCTGAACCTGCATGGAATGAACCCGGGGGATTATCGGGAACTTACTCCTCATGAAATCAAACAATTAAAAACCTATGCAGAAAAAAATGTTAAATAA